The following are encoded in a window of Salinibacter ruber DSM 13855 genomic DNA:
- a CDS encoding TraB/GumN family protein codes for MSTSTRSRYGLRHVFGLLLAAVLAAPALAQPACAQGTSATPHMLWRVASEANGTEGYLVGSVHVMKKEAYPLDSVFREAFSEADVLVLEANLDSMQVKAKTLVRELALYPPGKTLKKELPDETYAMLEKRAEKIGLNLAQMQRMEPWMVSIMIPTRQMQKAGYSQNQGLDRHFFDKAKKAGTSVRALETAEEQMRFFDDLPPEKQEAYLRQSLKKADRTVENFDKIVRYWRTGNASGIEEMMVEQMKNDAPALYERLITERNATWMPRLTEILESEALPMIVVGAGHVVGANGLVELLREKGYRVEQL; via the coding sequence ATGAGCACATCCACGCGTTCCCGATACGGCCTGCGCCACGTTTTCGGTCTTTTGCTCGCCGCCGTTCTGGCGGCCCCTGCCCTTGCTCAGCCTGCCTGTGCCCAAGGGACGAGCGCGACGCCCCACATGCTTTGGCGGGTGGCCTCCGAGGCGAACGGGACGGAAGGGTACCTCGTCGGCTCGGTGCACGTGATGAAGAAGGAGGCCTATCCGCTGGACTCGGTCTTCAGGGAGGCGTTTTCGGAGGCCGACGTGCTCGTCCTGGAGGCCAATCTCGACTCCATGCAGGTGAAGGCGAAAACGCTCGTCCGCGAACTCGCGCTCTACCCGCCGGGCAAAACGCTGAAGAAGGAGCTCCCCGATGAGACCTACGCGATGCTGGAGAAGCGTGCCGAGAAGATCGGCCTAAACCTCGCGCAGATGCAGCGCATGGAGCCGTGGATGGTCTCAATTATGATACCGACGCGGCAGATGCAGAAGGCCGGCTATTCGCAAAATCAGGGCCTGGATCGGCACTTCTTTGACAAGGCCAAGAAGGCGGGCACGTCGGTCCGGGCCCTCGAAACGGCGGAGGAGCAGATGCGCTTTTTCGACGACCTGCCCCCGGAGAAGCAGGAGGCGTACCTGCGCCAAAGCCTGAAGAAGGCCGACCGGACCGTCGAGAACTTCGACAAGATCGTGCGCTACTGGAGAACCGGCAACGCCAGCGGCATCGAAGAAATGATGGTCGAGCAGATGAAGAACGACGCCCCGGCGCTCTACGAGCGGCTGATCACCGAACGGAACGCGACCTGGATGCCCCGTCTCACAGAGATTCTGGAGTCGGAGGCCCTCCCGATGATCGTGGTCGGGGCGGGGCACGTCGTGGGGGCGAACGGCCTGGTGGAGTTGTTGAGGGAAAAGGGCTATCGGGTCGAACAGCTCTGA
- a CDS encoding sensor histidine kinase, whose protein sequence is MYRITADGEATFEEKTRRLIDLGRRHLDLPFGFLSRIEGANTAAHGGRDASPASSEEGSGPEEATQKILYASGDHPLLQSGKTCPLSEAYCQRTIRREELLSIQNAPTDGRAAEPAYDRFGLGAYIGSRIEVEGELYGTFCFASRTPRAQPFSDEEEALVELLTRWARYELERQRSRERTEQFAELVTHDLRNPLNAAQMNLHMAQRLLGDEGSLAGASPGAGGEEAGEDGAGAEKSASEKLQRHLRISRRALDRMEGIITDTLALAHGAQNLGPDDLTAIRFGDAVRASWEQAGTAEATLRVENTAETEAGSSTQCASAFLAHEGRLQQLLENLLRNAIDHAGSAATVTAGRTEDGFFVADDGPGIPPDRRETIFEAGHSTRDGGTGLGLVIVQEVAKAHGWSLSVSESESGGARFEVTGVDTARS, encoded by the coding sequence ATGTACCGGATTACTGCCGACGGAGAGGCCACCTTTGAGGAAAAAACCCGCCGCCTGATTGACCTCGGCCGGCGGCACCTGGACCTGCCCTTCGGATTTTTAAGCCGGATCGAGGGGGCAAACACCGCCGCCCACGGGGGACGAGACGCTTCCCCGGCGTCGTCGGAGGAGGGATCAGGCCCGGAAGAAGCCACTCAAAAAATTCTGTACGCCTCCGGAGACCACCCGCTCCTTCAGTCCGGAAAGACCTGTCCGCTCTCAGAAGCCTACTGCCAGCGGACCATCCGTCGGGAGGAGCTGCTGTCGATCCAGAACGCCCCAACCGACGGCCGGGCGGCGGAGCCGGCCTACGACCGCTTCGGGCTCGGGGCGTACATCGGGTCTCGGATTGAGGTGGAGGGCGAGCTGTACGGCACGTTTTGTTTTGCGTCCCGAACTCCTCGGGCCCAGCCGTTCAGCGACGAGGAGGAGGCACTGGTGGAGCTTCTGACCCGCTGGGCCCGCTACGAGCTTGAACGGCAGCGGTCTCGGGAGCGGACCGAGCAGTTTGCCGAGCTGGTGACCCACGACCTGCGCAATCCACTGAACGCGGCCCAAATGAACCTGCACATGGCCCAGCGCCTTCTCGGCGACGAAGGGTCGCTCGCGGGGGCGTCGCCCGGGGCCGGCGGCGAGGAGGCCGGTGAGGACGGGGCCGGGGCGGAGAAGTCTGCGTCGGAAAAGCTGCAAAGGCACCTGCGGATCTCCAGACGCGCCCTGGATCGGATGGAGGGCATCATCACCGACACCCTGGCCCTGGCCCACGGCGCACAGAACCTCGGGCCGGACGACCTGACGGCGATTCGATTTGGGGATGCCGTCCGGGCATCGTGGGAGCAGGCCGGGACGGCGGAGGCGACCCTCAGGGTTGAGAACACAGCCGAGACGGAGGCCGGCTCCTCGACCCAGTGCGCTTCAGCCTTCCTGGCCCACGAGGGCCGCCTGCAGCAGCTTCTGGAAAACCTCCTCCGCAATGCGATCGATCACGCCGGGTCGGCGGCGACCGTGACGGCCGGCAGAACCGAGGACGGATTTTTCGTCGCGGATGATGGGCCTGGCATTCCCCCGGACCGGCGCGAGACGATTTTCGAAGCGGGGCACAGCACCCGTGACGGCGGCACCGGACTGGGGCTCGTCATCGTCCAGGAGGTTGCGAAGGCCCACGGCTGGTCCCTGTCGGTATCTGAGAGCGAGAGCGGGGGCGCCCGCTTCGAGGTTACCGGTGTTGACACGGCCAGGTCTTGA
- a CDS encoding carotenoid oxygenase family protein: MSDYRRGFESLRQELHEPSLPVEGEWPDWLEGTLIRNGPAQFEVGDEDYNHWFDGHAMLHAFRMRDGTVSYRNRFVRSQSRTEALEQGRIARSEFATDPCMSLFGRVMSVFNPNPTDNASINVARLDDQYVALTATPLPVAFDPETLETAGVVEYDDDVDVDMSTPHPQVEPGTGRMLFHTLSFGRQCQYGVYGTEAEGKTRRPVATLDVDRPSYMHSFGMSERYVILSEWPLVVNPTDLLLRGRPFIENFEWQPERGTRFRVLRKADGAEVATCEAEAAFGFHHVNAFERDGAVVCDVVTYPDASVVEELSLDRLRSDAPSRGSGHLRRYRLPLDGGAAASTLRGEERIELPRIHDGPATGRPYQYVYGVGTRAAGQFTDQLVKTDVPAGTAQTWHEEGTYPGEPVFVAAPDGAREDDGVVLSVVLDPDAQQSFLLVLDAPSFTERARAAVPHPIPFGFHGQFFD; this comes from the coding sequence ATGTCTGACTACCGCCGTGGCTTCGAGAGCCTCCGCCAAGAACTCCACGAGCCGTCCCTGCCGGTGGAGGGGGAGTGGCCGGACTGGCTGGAGGGCACCCTCATCCGCAACGGACCGGCGCAATTCGAGGTGGGGGACGAGGACTACAACCACTGGTTCGACGGCCACGCGATGCTGCACGCATTTCGGATGCGGGACGGGACCGTGTCGTACCGCAACCGGTTCGTGCGGTCGCAGAGCCGCACGGAGGCGCTGGAGCAGGGGCGAATCGCGCGGTCCGAGTTTGCGACGGACCCCTGCATGTCGCTCTTCGGGCGGGTGATGAGCGTATTCAACCCCAACCCCACGGACAACGCCAGCATCAACGTCGCCCGCCTGGACGACCAGTACGTCGCGCTGACGGCCACGCCCCTTCCCGTCGCCTTCGACCCGGAGACACTGGAGACCGCAGGGGTGGTGGAGTACGACGACGACGTGGACGTGGACATGTCGACGCCGCATCCGCAGGTCGAACCGGGCACGGGGCGCATGCTCTTCCACACGTTGTCCTTCGGGCGTCAGTGCCAGTACGGCGTCTACGGCACGGAGGCAGAAGGCAAAACGCGCCGCCCGGTCGCGACGCTGGACGTGGACCGGCCGAGCTACATGCACAGCTTCGGCATGTCGGAGCGCTACGTCATCCTGTCGGAGTGGCCGCTCGTGGTGAACCCGACGGACCTGCTGCTCCGTGGGCGGCCGTTCATCGAGAACTTTGAGTGGCAGCCGGAGCGGGGGACCCGGTTCCGCGTGCTCCGGAAGGCGGATGGCGCCGAGGTGGCGACCTGTGAGGCGGAGGCGGCGTTTGGCTTCCACCACGTCAATGCCTTCGAGCGGGACGGGGCGGTGGTCTGCGACGTCGTCACGTACCCGGACGCGTCGGTCGTTGAGGAGCTCTCCCTCGACCGGCTGCGCAGCGACGCCCCGTCGCGCGGCAGTGGGCACCTGCGCCGGTATCGACTGCCCCTTGACGGCGGGGCGGCCGCCTCTACGCTCCGGGGGGAGGAGCGCATCGAGCTGCCGCGCATCCACGACGGCCCGGCGACGGGCCGCCCCTACCAGTACGTCTACGGCGTGGGGACGCGGGCGGCGGGGCAGTTTACGGACCAGCTCGTGAAGACCGACGTGCCGGCGGGCACGGCGCAGACGTGGCACGAAGAGGGCACGTACCCGGGCGAGCCGGTCTTTGTGGCCGCGCCGGATGGGGCACGCGAAGACGACGGGGTGGTGCTGTCCGTGGTGCTGGACCCGGACGCCCAGCAGTCGTTCCTGCTCGTCCTCGACGCGCCCTCGTTCACGGAGCGGGCGCGGGCCGCCGTCCCCCACCCAATCCCATTCGGGTTCCACGGGCAGTTCTTCGACTGA